In Streptococcus gallolyticus subsp. gallolyticus DSM 16831, the sequence TTCATTATCTCTAATATCTCCCATATAATAGGCTGAATAACTTGAAATATCTGTATCACTTCCCAAATCGCGTTGTTGCGGACAGACCAGAAGCAGAGACTCTCCATCAAGCTCAAAATAATCTGGACATTCCGCCATTTGTTCTAAATCCTTTGAAGTATAGAAGATACCTTGATAGTCCCACTCTTTACAATCAATGGATTGATAATAGGCTATCGCACCATATCCATTTTTAGTTTGACTGCCAACAATCATATGGTAACCATTTTGGTCAGACCATATCTTCGGATCACGATGGTGTTCTGTAAACTCTTTTGGTGTTTTGATAAAGGAATTACTTTTTAGAAAAGTTTTACCATCTTCACTAATAGCTTGACATTGAAGAGAACGCCGACTCCCATCAATTTTACTATTACCAGTGTAAAATAGATGCATTTTATCTTCAATTACAATAGCCGATCCTGAATAAACTCCTGACAAGTCTTTATCAGAATCTGGAAGCAAGGCACTCCCTTGATGTTTCCATCTTAATAAATCCTTTGATGTAAATAAACCCCATTCCTTATAATTATGATTGAGGTCAAAGCGATTCCATTGGTGAAATACATAATAGTTTCCTTGAAAATAGGCTAATCCATTTGGATCATTTAACAAGCCTCTGGGAGGTTCAAGGTGATAATGGTTTTTATATAGATTTTTCAAATATTACCTCCTAAATTAATAAAACGCTTTCAACTAGTTGTTGTCTATATTATATCGGATTTGTTTTAGCATTCATATAGAAAATCTAAATCAATTTATGGAAAAATCTAATATCGACTGGTTTTTTATTTCTTGTTTCGGTATACTGTAAATATGGAACACTTTCTCAAACAATACACCGATCGATTTACAGATTTTAGCAATAAACATATCTCAGACTTAATTCTCTACAGTGGTGGGATCGAGCAATGCTTGCCTAATTATTCTTATAGTTTAAAAAGTCGGGACTATCATCTTATTACCTTTGTCAGTCAAGGAAAAGGAACCTTGGAAATTGAAGAAAAGGTATACGATATAAAGGCTAATCAATTGTTTATTATTCCAGCGGGCTATTGGTTCAAGTACACAGCTGATGCTGATGAACCTTGGAGATATTCTTGGATTGGTTTTTTAGGAATAAAGTCAAACTTTATTTATCAAGCTGCAGAAAGACACCAATTTGTATATGATTGTCAGAATGCCAAACAATATGAAAATATTATTGCAACCATTCTTGAGAGTTCAGGTGATACCTTTAGTTCATTCCTAAAAATTAACGGACTGATGTATAGTTTGTTAGGTGACTTAACAGAAGAAATCGGGATTTTGAACCAGTCCACTAATCAGCAACTATCCACACTGGCTAGGCATTTTATGGATTTACACTACCATGACCCTATCCAAATGACCGATGTTGCAGAATTTGTTGGAGTTCATCCCAACTACCTCGCTACTATCTTTAAAAAGGAAACCAATACCACTCCCAAAAACTATCTGACTCATTTACGAATTCGAAAAGCTAAGGAATTACTTCTTGAAACTGGTGACTCCATCTACTATATTTCACAATCAGTCGGATTTTCAGATAGCCTCTCCTTCTCAAAATTTTTCAAAAAAGAAACGGGACTTTCTCCACTCCATTATCGAAAGGAATTTCAGCATGACACACATTCACTTTGATTCAGAAACAAATTATTTCTACATTCAAAACAGTCGAATGACCTATATTATCGAACTCTATCAGAATCGTCACTTACTTCATCG encodes:
- a CDS encoding AraC family transcriptional regulator, coding for MEHFLKQYTDRFTDFSNKHISDLILYSGGIEQCLPNYSYSLKSRDYHLITFVSQGKGTLEIEEKVYDIKANQLFIIPAGYWFKYTADADEPWRYSWIGFLGIKSNFIYQAAERHQFVYDCQNAKQYENIIATILESSGDTFSSFLKINGLMYSLLGDLTEEIGILNQSTNQQLSTLARHFMDLHYHDPIQMTDVAEFVGVHPNYLATIFKKETNTTPKNYLTHLRIRKAKELLLETGDSIYYISQSVGFSDSLSFSKFFKKETGLSPLHYRKEFQHDTHSL
- a CDS encoding glycoside hydrolase family 32 protein; this encodes MKNLYKNHYHLEPPRGLLNDPNGLAYFQGNYYVFHQWNRFDLNHNYKEWGLFTSKDLLRWKHQGSALLPDSDKDLSGVYSGSAIVIEDKMHLFYTGNSKIDGSRRSLQCQAISEDGKTFLKSNSFIKTPKEFTEHHRDPKIWSDQNGYHMIVGSQTKNGYGAIAYYQSIDCKEWDYQGIFYTSKDLEQMAECPDYFELDGESLLLVCPQQRDLGSDTDISSYSAYYMGDIRDNEFYPTSEIQPMDDGFDFYAPQTFSDPKGRRLMWAWMNRMDSKEEAACPTKDFGYLHCLTMPRELRVIDGKLYQLPLQEILQSRKTIESLETVLYESEELATQSVIDMTWSKSPSSIELALFDQNVTLKYKHQKLILSRKSWSDKQVHTKTIPLKELTALQIFIDSSAMELFINKGEKVMSLRYFLQQENRSCDIRSSNQMNLSYSKLES